Proteins from a genomic interval of Leptospira kanakyensis:
- a CDS encoding O-acetylhomoserine aminocarboxypropyltransferase/cysteine synthase family protein translates to MPRNFKPETIALHGGQEPDPTTTSRAVPLYQTTSYVFKDTDHAARLFGLQEFGNIYTRLMNPTTDVLEKRVAALEGGVAALATASGQSAETLALLNIVEAGQEIVASSSLYGGTYNLLHYTFPKLGIKVHFVDQSDPENFRKASNEKTRAFYAETLGNPKLDTLDIAAVSKVAKEVGVPLVIDNTMPSPYLVNPIKHGADIVVHSLTKFLGGHGTSIGGIIIDAGTFNWGNGKFKNFTEPDPSYHGLKFWDVFGKFEPFGGVNIAFILKARVQGLRDLGPAISPFNAWQILQGVETLPLRMERHSSNALKVAEFLQKHPKIEWVNYPGLPTGKDFATAKKYHERGLFGAIVGFEIKGGVEKAKKFIDGLELFSLLANIGDAKSLAIHPASTTHQQLTGAEQISAGVTPGFVRLSVGLENIDDILVDLEEALKNI, encoded by the coding sequence ATGCCACGTAATTTTAAACCAGAAACCATCGCACTCCACGGAGGACAAGAACCGGATCCGACGACTACGTCAAGAGCGGTCCCCTTGTACCAAACCACATCTTATGTATTCAAAGATACCGACCACGCAGCACGACTTTTCGGTCTTCAAGAGTTTGGTAATATTTATACAAGACTTATGAACCCAACCACTGACGTTTTAGAAAAACGTGTGGCAGCTTTGGAAGGTGGTGTAGCCGCTCTCGCAACGGCTTCTGGCCAAAGTGCAGAAACTCTTGCACTTTTGAATATCGTTGAGGCAGGACAAGAAATCGTTGCTTCTTCTTCTCTCTATGGTGGAACGTACAACCTTCTCCATTATACATTTCCGAAACTCGGAATCAAAGTACACTTTGTAGACCAATCAGATCCTGAAAATTTCCGTAAAGCCTCCAATGAAAAAACAAGAGCCTTTTATGCGGAAACTTTAGGAAATCCAAAACTAGACACACTCGACATTGCAGCCGTGAGTAAAGTTGCAAAAGAAGTGGGTGTTCCTCTTGTGATTGATAATACGATGCCTTCTCCTTATTTAGTGAACCCAATCAAACATGGAGCAGACATTGTTGTCCACTCTCTCACTAAATTTTTAGGCGGCCATGGAACTTCTATTGGAGGGATCATCATTGATGCTGGTACCTTCAATTGGGGGAACGGAAAATTTAAAAACTTCACAGAACCAGATCCATCTTATCATGGCTTGAAATTCTGGGATGTGTTCGGAAAATTTGAACCATTTGGTGGAGTGAATATTGCTTTTATTTTGAAAGCACGAGTGCAAGGCCTAAGAGACCTTGGTCCAGCAATTTCTCCTTTCAACGCATGGCAAATTCTGCAAGGTGTAGAAACACTTCCACTTCGTATGGAACGCCACTCAAGCAATGCTCTTAAAGTTGCTGAGTTTTTACAAAAACACCCTAAGATTGAATGGGTCAACTATCCAGGCCTTCCAACCGGAAAAGACTTTGCGACAGCTAAAAAATACCATGAACGTGGACTCTTTGGTGCCATCGTAGGTTTTGAAATCAAAGGTGGTGTGGAAAAGGCAAAAAAATTCATCGATGGACTTGAGCTTTTTAGTCTTCTTGCTAACATCGGTGATGCGAAATCTCTTGCGATCCACCCAGCTTCAACAACCCACCAACAGTTGACTGGAGCAGAACAAATTTCAGCCGGAGTTACTCCTGGGTTTGTTCGTTTGAGTGTAGGACTTGAAAACATCGATGACATTCTGGTAGACTTGGAAGAGGCATTAAAAAATATCTGA
- the metX gene encoding homoserine O-acetyltransferase MetX translates to MPTAEQNEFSHGSVGVVRTQIIQFDSLTLEGGETITPLEIAYETYGTLNEKKDNAILVCHALSGDAHAAGFHEGDKRPGYWDFYIGPGKAFDTNRYFIISSNVIGGCKGSSGPLTINGKNGKPFQSTFPFVSIGDMVNAQEKLISHFGIHKLFAVAGGSMGGMQALQWSVAYPDRLKNCIVMASSSEHSAQQIAFNEVGRQAILSDPNWNQGLYTQENRPSKGLALARMMGHITYLSDEMMREKFGRKPPKGNIQSTDFAVGSYLIYQGESFVDRFDANSYIYVTKALDHFSLGTGKELTKVLAKVRCRFLVVAYTSDWLYPPYQSEEIVKSLEVNAVPVSFVELNNPAGHDSFLLPSEQQDSILRDFLSSTDEGVFI, encoded by the coding sequence ATGCCTACCGCCGAACAGAACGAGTTTTCCCACGGATCCGTAGGCGTAGTACGTACTCAAATCATTCAATTTGACTCTTTGACTTTAGAGGGGGGTGAAACCATCACTCCTCTCGAAATTGCCTATGAAACTTACGGCACATTAAACGAAAAAAAAGACAATGCCATCTTAGTCTGCCATGCTCTTTCTGGTGATGCCCATGCTGCCGGTTTTCATGAAGGGGACAAACGACCTGGTTACTGGGATTTTTACATTGGACCTGGAAAAGCATTTGATACCAATCGTTACTTTATCATCTCCTCGAATGTGATCGGAGGATGTAAAGGATCTAGTGGACCACTGACCATAAACGGAAAAAATGGAAAACCCTTCCAATCGACATTTCCTTTTGTCTCCATTGGAGATATGGTAAACGCTCAAGAAAAACTAATCAGTCATTTTGGAATACATAAACTATTTGCGGTTGCTGGTGGTTCCATGGGTGGAATGCAAGCCTTACAGTGGTCAGTTGCTTACCCGGATCGTCTCAAAAACTGTATTGTGATGGCATCTTCATCCGAACACTCTGCACAACAAATTGCTTTTAATGAAGTGGGAAGACAAGCCATCTTGTCCGATCCCAACTGGAACCAAGGTTTGTATACACAAGAGAATCGGCCATCAAAGGGTCTCGCCCTTGCCCGGATGATGGGCCATATCACTTATTTAAGTGACGAGATGATGCGAGAAAAATTTGGTCGAAAACCACCCAAAGGGAATATCCAATCTACAGACTTTGCTGTCGGAAGTTATTTGATTTACCAAGGTGAGTCTTTTGTAGACCGGTTTGATGCAAACTCATACATTTATGTTACCAAAGCACTAGATCATTTTAGTTTAGGAACAGGAAAAGAACTTACAAAAGTATTAGCTAAAGTTAGGTGTCGATTCTTAGTAGTCGCTTATACCTCGGACTGGCTCTATCCGCCATATCAATCAGAAGAAATTGTAAAGTCTCTAGAAGTCAATGCAGTTCCCGTTAGTTTTGTGGAACTCAACAATCCGGCGGGACACGATAGTTTTTTATTACCAAGTGAACAACAGGATTCCATCCTCAGAGATTTTTTAAGTTCTACCGACGAAGGAGTTTTCATTTGA
- the metW gene encoding methionine biosynthesis protein MetW: MNIHTNETLGLDLKNRPDISYIANLVKPGERVLDLGCGYGELMLILKNKGVRVQGIEKDDKCIIQCVKKSLYVHHGDIDDGLKHHLDHSFDFVILNQTIQQTLNPGEIIKECLRIGKQVIIVFPNFSHWQIRSSILLSGKTPVTELMPFHWYDTPNLHYLSGKDFEDFCDFERIKVLHRAFFNRTRQIKLFPNLFATLALFVIRA, translated from the coding sequence TTGAACATTCATACCAATGAAACCCTAGGTTTGGATTTAAAAAACAGACCCGATATTTCATACATTGCCAATTTAGTCAAACCAGGAGAAAGGGTTTTAGACCTTGGTTGTGGGTATGGCGAACTTATGTTGATCCTAAAAAACAAAGGGGTTCGTGTCCAAGGGATAGAAAAGGATGATAAATGTATCATCCAATGTGTGAAAAAGAGTTTATATGTTCATCATGGTGATATTGATGATGGACTAAAACATCATTTAGACCATAGTTTTGATTTTGTCATTCTCAACCAAACCATCCAACAGACGTTAAATCCTGGTGAAATCATTAAAGAATGTTTACGAATTGGAAAACAGGTAATCATTGTATTCCCAAATTTTTCGCACTGGCAAATTCGTTCATCGATCTTACTTAGCGGAAAAACTCCTGTTACTGAACTGATGCCTTTTCATTGGTATGACACACCAAATTTACATTATTTATCGGGAAAGGATTTTGAGGACTTTTGTGACTTTGAAAGGATCAAAGTTCTGCATAGAGCTTTCTTTAACCGAACCAGACAAATCAAACTTTTCCCCAACTTGTTTGCGACTCTTGCTTTGTTTGTGATTCGGGCGTAA
- the ilvA gene encoding threonine ammonia-lyase has translation MNLDIDSAYEAIQSIVLKTPLQFHSKLSENFKAQIYIKREDLQIVRSYKIRGAYNLIQSLSLKEREQGVVCASAGNHAQGVAYSCKILNLHGVIYMPAITPKQKINQVKMFGGNWIEIVLVGDTFDECQSFALEYAKTHNKVFVPPFDHEKIMEGQGTVAKEILEEESGIDYVFVPIGGGGLCAGVGSYFKEKSPNTKIIGVEPFGAPSMTEALKQGKPTILSKIDKFVDGAAVKKVGDLTFPICREVLSDMILVKEGKVCSTLLNLYNEDAIVAEPAGALSISALDQYAEQIRGKKVVCILSGGNNDIDRMQEIKERSLLYEGLKHYFIVRFAQRPGALKQFVNEILGPNDDIVRFEFIQKNNKESGPALIGIELKSKDDFKGLLERMDAFHLNFTVVNQDENLFEYLI, from the coding sequence ATGAACTTAGATATTGATTCTGCCTACGAAGCGATCCAATCAATTGTTTTGAAAACACCTCTTCAATTTCATTCAAAACTATCTGAAAATTTTAAAGCCCAAATTTATATTAAACGAGAAGATTTACAAATTGTAAGATCCTATAAAATCCGAGGGGCCTACAACCTAATCCAAAGTTTAAGTTTGAAAGAAAGAGAGCAGGGTGTCGTGTGTGCCAGTGCAGGAAATCATGCTCAAGGCGTTGCATATTCCTGCAAAATTTTGAATTTACATGGTGTGATTTATATGCCCGCCATCACTCCCAAACAAAAAATCAACCAAGTCAAAATGTTTGGCGGAAACTGGATCGAGATTGTTCTTGTTGGTGATACATTTGATGAATGCCAATCGTTTGCTTTAGAATATGCGAAAACTCATAATAAAGTTTTTGTTCCTCCCTTTGATCATGAAAAAATTATGGAAGGACAAGGAACAGTTGCTAAAGAAATTCTGGAAGAAGAGTCTGGCATTGATTATGTGTTTGTTCCTATCGGGGGCGGAGGGCTTTGTGCGGGAGTTGGAAGTTATTTTAAAGAGAAATCTCCCAATACAAAGATCATTGGTGTTGAACCATTTGGTGCACCTTCTATGACGGAGGCTCTAAAACAGGGAAAACCTACTATCCTTTCTAAGATTGATAAATTTGTAGATGGGGCCGCAGTTAAAAAAGTAGGGGATCTTACCTTCCCAATTTGCCGAGAAGTCCTCTCTGACATGATACTTGTGAAAGAAGGAAAGGTGTGTTCTACACTTTTGAATTTGTACAATGAAGACGCCATTGTGGCAGAACCTGCAGGAGCTTTGAGTATTTCTGCATTAGATCAGTATGCCGAACAAATTCGTGGGAAAAAAGTTGTCTGCATCCTTAGCGGTGGCAATAACGATATCGATCGGATGCAAGAAATTAAAGAAAGATCTTTATTATATGAAGGATTAAAACATTATTTTATCGTACGTTTTGCACAGAGACCAGGAGCATTAAAACAATTTGTTAATGAGATTCTTGGTCCAAATGATGATATCGTTCGATTTGAATTCATCCAAAAAAACAATAAAGAGTCGGGTCCTGCCCTTATTGGTATTGAGTTGAAATCGAAAGATGACTTCAAGGGATTACTAGAAAGAATGGATGCCTTTCATCTTAACTTCACAGTAGTGAACCAAGATGAAAATTTATTTGAATATCTGATCTAG
- a CDS encoding flagellin, with protein MIINHNVSAIFAHRTLKSNDANLSKDIEKLSSGMRINKAGDDASGLAVSEKMRTQIAGLRRAEQNTEDGMSLIQTAEGYLQETHEIVQRVRVLAVQAANGIYSEEDRQQIQVEVSQLVDEIDRIASQAEFNKMKLLTGAFARLNPTASMWFHIGANMHQRERVYIETMNTAALGLRNPTVLTFISLSTAGKANSVIGLCDDALRVISKQRADLGAYYNRMEHAAKGLMNAYENTQASESRIRDTDMAEQMTSFTRYQILTQAATSMLAQANMKSQSVMRLLQ; from the coding sequence ATGATTATCAACCACAACGTAAGTGCGATCTTTGCACACAGAACTTTGAAGTCTAACGACGCGAACCTGAGCAAAGATATCGAAAAGTTGTCTTCTGGTATGCGTATTAACAAAGCCGGAGATGACGCATCTGGACTTGCAGTGTCTGAGAAAATGAGAACTCAGATTGCTGGTCTTCGACGTGCAGAACAGAATACTGAAGATGGTATGTCCCTCATTCAAACGGCGGAAGGATATCTTCAAGAAACACACGAAATCGTTCAACGTGTTCGTGTACTCGCGGTGCAAGCTGCGAACGGTATCTACTCGGAAGAAGATAGACAACAGATCCAAGTCGAGGTTTCACAGCTAGTGGACGAGATCGATCGTATTGCTTCTCAAGCAGAATTCAACAAAATGAAACTGCTTACAGGAGCTTTTGCTCGTCTCAACCCAACTGCTAGTATGTGGTTCCATATTGGAGCTAACATGCACCAAAGAGAGCGCGTGTACATTGAAACAATGAACACTGCGGCATTAGGATTAAGAAACCCTACGGTTCTTACTTTTATCTCTCTTTCGACTGCAGGTAAAGCAAACTCCGTAATCGGACTTTGTGATGATGCCCTAAGAGTGATCTCTAAACAAAGAGCTGACCTTGGTGCTTATTACAACCGTATGGAGCATGCTGCGAAAGGACTTATGAATGCTTATGAAAACACACAAGCTTCTGAGTCTCGTATCCGTGATACTGACATGGCTGAACAAATGACCAGTTTCACAAGATACCAAATCTTAACTCAGGCTGCAACATCAATGCTTGCGCAAGCAAACATGAAGTCTCAGTCAGTGATGAGATTGCTCCAGTAA
- the ispH gene encoding 4-hydroxy-3-methylbut-2-enyl diphosphate reductase, producing the protein MLETIYLANPRGFCAGVKYAISYVETAFQENPDNPLYVRKEIVHNQRVVEEMKKKGIRFISELSEVPDGATVVFSAHGVSPEVVKEATERKMKIGDATCPLVTRVHKKARNIKDSHQIIYIGHRGHDEAIGTMGEAEMFLVESPEDVENLKGRISKEKPLTYLMQTTLSVEDTKNVVKKIEEVFPYVEHPQKDDICYATTERQEAVRSMLESVDAILVIGAENSSNSVRLCQLAKKTRPDSFQISRKEDVNPEHIKNSGIKTLGITAGASSPQVLVDEIVGEILKHFPNAKVSLFPESREDTMSFKLPKELLKQY; encoded by the coding sequence GTGTTAGAGACCATATATTTAGCGAACCCCCGAGGATTTTGTGCTGGTGTGAAGTATGCTATTTCCTATGTAGAGACAGCATTCCAAGAAAACCCAGATAACCCTCTTTATGTTCGAAAAGAAATCGTCCATAACCAAAGAGTTGTGGAAGAAATGAAAAAAAAAGGAATCCGCTTTATTAGCGAACTTTCGGAAGTCCCAGATGGAGCCACCGTCGTATTTTCTGCCCATGGTGTTTCCCCGGAAGTGGTAAAAGAAGCCACAGAAAGAAAAATGAAAATCGGTGATGCCACCTGCCCGCTAGTCACCAGAGTCCACAAAAAAGCCCGTAATATCAAAGACAGCCACCAAATCATCTATATTGGACACAGAGGTCATGACGAAGCCATCGGTACGATGGGGGAAGCGGAAATGTTTCTCGTGGAATCTCCAGAAGATGTAGAAAACCTCAAAGGTAGAATTTCAAAAGAGAAACCTCTCACATACCTCATGCAAACCACACTTTCCGTGGAAGATACAAAGAACGTAGTTAAAAAAATTGAAGAAGTTTTCCCCTATGTAGAACACCCACAAAAAGATGATATTTGTTATGCGACAACGGAACGACAAGAGGCTGTTAGGTCGATGTTGGAATCGGTGGATGCCATACTTGTCATTGGGGCAGAAAATTCTTCTAACTCCGTACGACTTTGCCAACTAGCTAAAAAAACAAGACCTGATAGCTTTCAAATTTCTCGCAAAGAAGACGTAAATCCAGAGCATATTAAAAATTCTGGAATCAAAACTCTCGGGATCACGGCAGGTGCTTCCAGCCCACAAGTTCTTGTAGATGAAATTGTAGGAGAGATTTTAAAACATTTTCCAAATGCCAAGGTATCTCTTTTTCCAGAAAGTAGAGAAGATACAATG